The nucleotide sequence ACGCTGTCGATGCCGTCGCGCGACCACTCCGCTCCGCCCCGAAGGCGGATTCCGCCGAGCGCCGGGGATGCCGTCCAGCGGCCGTCGAGGACCGCACCGACGCCGTTGGAATCCAGAGCCTGCGCGGCCGTCTCGCCGAGCGCCGGCGCGACCAGCAGGGTCCTCACGAGATCGGTGCGACGGAGCGTTCCGTACGCGAGCGCGCGGAACGGAACGGCCGCACCGCTCTGTTCGAAAGCGATCGATCCGCGGAGCCGGTCGGTCCTCTCGTGGTCGAACCGGAACAGGGGATCGGAAGCGCGGGGGTCCGAGCGGGCGGCATCGAGCGAAAGCTGGCCGGGATCGTCGCGGTCCTTCCCGGTTCCGGCGACGCGGAACGACCACGTCCGGTCCTCATCCGGACGGCGCGCCTCGACGGCGAATCCCTGGTCGTCTTCCGCCGAGTGGGCGCGAAATCCGTCCGTCCGCGACGCGTTTCCGGCCGCGGAGAGTCCGAAGTCTCCGGCGGCGACGCGGGCGGCGGCGCTCGCCGCGGCGCCCCCGAAGCTCCCCGCCGACGCCGATGCCGACGCGCCGCTCCCGTCGCCGCCCCGCGTGAAGACCTGGATGACGCCCGCGAGCGCCGCGTCTCCGTAGAGGGGAGACGCCGCGCCCCGGACCGCTTCGATCCGCTCGATCCGTTCCGCCGGGAGCGCCCGCCAGTCGACGATTCCCGAATTCGCGTCGCCGCTCGGCACGCCGTCGATCCGAACCTGCACGTACTCGGCGTCCCCTCCCCCGAAGAAGCCGCGCGCCGTGAGCATCGGAGGCGTTCCGCCGGCGTCCGATCCGAAGAAGAGCTCGAACCCCGGAAGGTACCGGATGAGCTCGCCCAGGTTCTGCGCGGGCAGCGCGTCGATCTCGGTACGGGTGAGGGTCGACACCGCCGCGGGCGCCGCGTCCCGGGGCCCGGGCGCGCGGTCGGCCGTGACGACGATGTCCTCGTGGACCGGGACGGGAGTCGGGGGCGCCGAGTCCTGTCCGAAGACGGCGAGCGGGATGCCCAGAGCGAACAGGATCAGCGTCTTCGAGCTCAATCTCCCGCGGATCGTGCAACCCCTGTGCCGGGAAGCGCGGGTGCCGGGGATCTGAGAGAATGTCCCCGCCCCCGATGACGAATTTCGAGCATGAGACGCCCGGCGGTCCCGGGTCTCTCGGCCGGACCCGCTCCGCGTTCGCCGCTCTCCTCTGCGCGGGCCTGCTCCTGTGGGCCCTCTGGCCCGCGCTCTTCCGCCGTTCGTCCGCGGCCCCGCGCACGATCGTCTTCTACGGATTCAGCATCCTCGGCGAGGCGATGAACGACGGGATCTTCC is from Thermoanaerobaculia bacterium and encodes:
- a CDS encoding TonB-dependent receptor — its product is MSSKTLILFALGIPLAVFGQDSAPPTPVPVHEDIVVTADRAPGPRDAAPAAVSTLTRTEIDALPAQNLGELIRYLPGFELFFGSDAGGTPPMLTARGFFGGGDAEYVQVRIDGVPSGDANSGIVDWRALPAERIERIEAVRGAASPLYGDAALAGVIQVFTRGGDGSGASASASAGSFGGAAASAAARVAAGDFGLSAAGNASRTDGFRAHSAEDDQGFAVEARRPDEDRTWSFRVAGTGKDRDDPGQLSLDAARSDPRASDPLFRFDHERTDRLRGSIAFEQSGAAVPFRALAYGTLRRTDLVRTLLVAPALGETAAQALDSNGVGAVLDGRWTASPALGGIRLRGGAEWSRDGIDSVYRSVDENGAAGERVGAARGARDREGAFLAADADPFPRLRLTAGLRWDRVSDRLTEPSVSSAHEAWSPQAGAVAILGSRGADSPSVFVQYSRAFKAATFDQQFDPRPFSDFQGGTFTISNPELAPQRARMLEGGFRVPAAAGRFEVTGYRIDVDDEIDFDPAIFRYRNIGHSRHTGLETLATWSWTRSLSAFASWDWARVEARGEGSPGGQLKNIPEHVVRAGASVRLPGEIDAEAVWSWSGRRWLDDENRFRLPDASVVDLRVARSFGDFRLRIDVANLADERYADVGFTLADFQGNDVPYVYPAAGRSVRVGVDWRR